In Xylanibacter ruminicola 23, a single genomic region encodes these proteins:
- a CDS encoding tetratricopeptide repeat protein has protein sequence MEITELIKHPEQMDRETLYELRSLLALYPYFQTARLLMLQNLYLLHDPTFDEELRRASAYITDRRVLFQMIEGRHYEYHPVAKPAPAAIPVQQPAEPTEDRTISLIDNFLDSIPEEAKTETLKPKRKPTPADAAVDYVAYLMDIEPDGGQEMPGEMPKMFGQDLIDSFINDDKGGFQLREVPEYRPEPQPEPSEDENGVESEYFTETLARIYIKQGRYSKALEIIQRLSLQIPKKNAYFADQIRFLEKLIVNSNKKNK, from the coding sequence ATGGAGATTACAGAACTCATTAAGCATCCTGAACAGATGGACCGCGAAACGCTCTACGAGTTGCGTTCGCTGCTGGCTCTGTATCCCTATTTTCAGACAGCCCGATTGTTGATGCTGCAGAATCTGTATCTGTTGCATGATCCTACATTCGACGAAGAATTGCGTCGCGCATCAGCCTATATCACCGATCGCCGCGTGCTGTTCCAGATGATCGAGGGGCGCCATTACGAGTATCATCCTGTGGCTAAGCCTGCACCTGCAGCAATACCTGTTCAGCAGCCAGCTGAACCAACCGAAGATCGTACCATCTCGCTGATTGATAACTTCCTGGATAGTATCCCCGAGGAGGCCAAGACCGAGACACTGAAGCCCAAGCGCAAGCCTACGCCTGCCGATGCTGCTGTAGATTACGTGGCCTACCTGATGGATATCGAGCCCGATGGTGGTCAGGAGATGCCTGGTGAGATGCCAAAAATGTTTGGTCAGGACCTGATTGATTCGTTCATAAATGATGACAAAGGTGGGTTCCAGCTGCGCGAGGTACCTGAGTACCGTCCTGAGCCCCAACCAGAGCCCTCTGAGGACGAAAATGGGGTTGAAAGTGAGTACTTTACCGAAACTTTGGCACGAATTTACATCAAACAGGGTAGATATTCGAAAGCTTTGGAAATAATTCAGCGATTAAGTTTGCAAATTCCGAAAAAAAATGCTTACTTTGCAGATCAGATACGT
- the lptE gene encoding LptE family protein: MAWINKIKTIVFVAAIAVVTSCSVSYKFNGASIDYSQTKTITIAEFPIRSSYVWGPMGPMFNNQLKDQFANHTRLEQVKRNGDLKIEGEIIRYEQRNKSVSAEGYSAMTELSMTVNVRFTNNKNHNEDFEQQFTATQSYETTQSLNAVQEELVTQMVKDLCDQIFNRTVANW, translated from the coding sequence ATGGCTTGGATCAATAAGATAAAAACAATCGTGTTTGTTGCTGCCATTGCAGTTGTAACAAGCTGCTCCGTGAGCTATAAGTTCAACGGTGCCAGCATCGACTATTCGCAGACCAAGACCATCACCATTGCCGAGTTCCCCATTCGCAGTAGCTATGTGTGGGGACCTATGGGCCCGATGTTCAACAATCAGCTGAAGGATCAGTTTGCCAACCATACCCGACTGGAGCAGGTTAAGCGTAATGGCGACCTGAAGATTGAGGGTGAGATTATACGCTACGAGCAGCGTAACAAGAGCGTGAGTGCCGAGGGATATTCGGCTATGACCGAGCTCTCCATGACTGTGAACGTACGATTTACGAATAATAAGAACCACAACGAAGATTTTGAGCAGCAGTTTACTGCCACGCAGAGCTACGAGACTACACAGAGTCTGAATGCTGTGCAGGAGGAACTGGTAACACAGATGGTGAAGGATCTCTGCGATCAGATCTTCAACCGTACCGTAGCCAACTGGTAA
- a CDS encoding sigma-54-dependent transcriptional regulator, with product MKTSELQNIKQRYNIVGNCDALNHVLDVALQVAPTDLSVLIVGESGVGKEIIPRVIHDNSPRRREKYFAINCGSIPEGTIDSELFGHVKGSYTGAINDSPGYFGVANKGTLFLDEVGELPLATQARLLRVLETGEYIPVGGTEIRKTDVRIVAATNVNIRQAISEGRFREDLYYRLNSIPIQMPPLRERGEDIILLFRLFALQMAEKYKMDRVVLDEGAKQILLHYKWPGNVRQLKNITEQISVLSPERTITAQVLSQFIPQDHETTQLATIHRDGSGDHSFENEREILYKILFELRGNVNDMRREMSALKKQLDDVQSTKPTTVDPLPTVPSPLSTLNSQLSTIHSPLSTVEDAVAEEYIEPEKELESLNLNDMGKQMLEKALERNHGNRKKAAQELGISDRTLYRRLKQYGLDQ from the coding sequence ATGAAGACATCAGAACTTCAAAACATCAAACAGCGGTACAATATCGTTGGCAATTGCGACGCATTGAACCACGTGCTCGACGTAGCCTTGCAGGTTGCGCCAACCGACCTTAGTGTGTTGATTGTAGGCGAGAGTGGAGTGGGTAAGGAAATCATTCCAAGGGTGATTCACGACAACTCACCACGCCGACGCGAAAAGTATTTTGCCATCAACTGTGGCTCTATCCCCGAGGGTACCATCGACTCAGAACTCTTTGGACATGTAAAGGGTTCGTACACTGGTGCCATCAACGATTCGCCAGGTTACTTTGGTGTAGCTAACAAGGGTACGCTCTTCCTGGACGAGGTGGGCGAACTGCCTTTGGCCACCCAGGCGCGATTGCTGCGTGTGCTCGAAACTGGTGAGTATATCCCGGTGGGTGGCACCGAGATTCGTAAAACCGACGTACGTATTGTAGCCGCTACCAATGTGAATATCCGTCAGGCCATCAGCGAGGGTCGCTTCCGCGAAGACCTCTACTATCGCCTCAACTCGATACCCATCCAGATGCCTCCTCTGCGTGAGCGTGGCGAGGATATCATCCTGTTGTTCCGATTGTTTGCCTTGCAGATGGCCGAGAAATATAAGATGGACCGCGTGGTGCTCGACGAGGGTGCTAAGCAGATACTGCTGCACTACAAGTGGCCGGGCAACGTTCGCCAGTTGAAGAATATCACTGAACAAATCAGTGTGCTTTCGCCCGAACGTACCATCACCGCTCAGGTGCTCAGTCAGTTCATCCCTCAGGATCATGAAACCACACAGCTGGCCACCATCCATCGCGATGGCAGTGGCGATCATAGCTTTGAGAACGAACGCGAGATTCTGTATAAGATTCTGTTCGAGCTTCGTGGTAACGTGAACGATATGCGCCGCGAGATGAGTGCGCTGAAAAAGCAGCTCGACGATGTGCAGAGCACGAAGCCTACCACCGTCGATCCCCTGCCTACAGTGCCTTCTCCACTGTCAACTCTCAACTCTCAACTCTCAACTATCCACTCTCCACTGTCAACTGTCGAAGACGCAGTTGCCGAGGAGTACATCGAGCCCGAGAAGGAACTCGAGAGCTTGAACCTGAACGACATGGGTAAGCAGATGCTGGAGAAGGCCTTGGAGCGCAACCATGGCAATCGTAAGAAAGCCGCCCAGGAACTGGGTATTAGTGATAGAACCCTTTATCGCAGATTGAAACAGTATGGCTTGGATCAATAA